GGTGCATCTTGTTGACTTGTTCAAGGAATGTGTATGAGATAATTGTGGATTTTGATTGGTATGTATCACTTCTTGGGGAAATGTCGAGAATTCTGCACTGTCAGAAGGGGGAGGAGATAGAGAACCAGCTTGCGGATATAGGTATGAGAGTCAAAGATGCAAGACCAGAACTTGTTCGAGTTGGCCGTGATTTGCTAATTGATCCTGCATTGCTTGGCAATCCTTTCATACATCCGATTTTATCAGCAGCTGCTTGGGTGTCAGGGGAGTATGTTCGATTTTCCAAAAACCCATTGGAAATTATGGAAGCACTGTTGCAACCAAGAACCAGTTTATTGCCGCCATCAATAAAAGCAGTATATATCCAGTCTGCATTTAAAGTACTTACCTTTTATCTGCATTATGCTATTTCTACCAAGGAAGTTATTTCTTCAGCTTCCCAAGGAGTGGCAGATATAATGCATGGAGCAGTACAAGAGAATTCTCAGTTTGTAAGAGCTGGATTTGTTGCTGAAAGTGACTCAGATGACGGGGGTTTGAGTCACAGGATGATGTTACATCGACCTGTTAGGGATATTTCAGTAGAGAGTTTTGAGGATATGGCTGTTGCTCGTGACTGGTTGTCCTCAACCTCCTTCAAGGGGGAGCCAATCACTGAAGAATCTATTGTTAACATATTAAATCTTGTAGAAACAACGCTGGGACCACTAGCAGGAAGCCATGGGGTGGAGATACTGGAGAGGTCAAGAAATGTCCTTGGTTTGGTTGAATTGGTAAGAGAAGAATTACCTGGTTACTTGGTGAAAAGGGAAGAAGATAATGACAAGGGACAAAGGAACACTCATGAAATGATCAAATTAATTGCTGAAGCCTTTTCTGAAGAGCTTGGTCCAGTTTCAGCAAGTTCTCAGGAAAGGGTACCAATACCTGAAGGAATGATGCTTAATCAAAGTCTGAATGATCTGGATGCCATATGTGGTGACTTTGAGTTGCATATACCTACTTCTTTCTCCCTTGGAAGATCAATTTCCTCCGAAAAGGATGATGTTACCATGTCTGATCGGCAAGGTAAGGAAGAATTTGAATCAACTGAATCAACATCTCTTCTTGCAGAGCATCGCAAACGCCATGGGCTATACTATTTACAGTCACAGAAAAAGGAAACGATAAATGATGAATACCCACCTGCTAATGACCTCAAGACTGGAGAGAATGCTGATGACAAGGCTGATGATCTTATTAAGCTGACAGAACAATCTCTATTCCCTAAGAAAAAGACAAACCAGGCAAAGCCTAGGCCTGTAGTAGTCAAACTGGATGATGGAGATGGACCTTTTATCCCCGCAAAGAAGGTAGATTCCAAAGATGACTTAATCTCGGGTGCTGTGAGTGATGTTCTTTTCGGTGATGAAGCCACAGCATCATCATCAAGAACTAAGAAGTCTGACAAGTCATCTAGTAAGAGAAGACAGAAGGACAAGTTAGATATAGACAAGTCTTCCGGACCAAAAGAGGATTCTAAATTTATGGAGAATTCTGAACTAGAAAATGCAAATTTGAGAAGAAGCAAACGCCATTCTCGTGGTAAAGAGAAGAAACATAGAAGTAATGCAAAAGATAGAGATGAACATGAAGAGGGAGATAAGCAGAAGGTTAGCCATCATCATGGCAAGCATAAATCCCGACAAAGGGCAGAAGGGGCTCTAACATTAGCAGCACAATCACCTGTTATTCCTGAT
This DNA window, taken from Nicotiana tabacum cultivar K326 chromosome 4, ASM71507v2, whole genome shotgun sequence, encodes the following:
- the LOC107778160 gene encoding AP-3 complex subunit delta-like encodes the protein MAGPSLLESLFQRSLEDLIKGLRLYVGDESTFISKAVDEIRREIKSTDQQTKATALQKLTYLHSIHGVDMSWAAFHAIELSSSQSFNFKRIAYLAASLSFDPSTTDVILLLTHQLRKDLSSPNPHEVSLALHTLYFISTADLARDLTPEVFTLLNSNKGSTRKKAIAIILRLFELYPDAVRVCFKRLIENLENSDPAIVSAVVGVFCELASKEPKSYLPLAPEFYKILVDSRNNWLLIKVLKIFVKLAPLEPRLGKRLVEPICEHLRRTGAKSLSFECVRTIVSSFSEYDSAVKLSVEKIREFLNDDDPNLKYLGLQALTIVAPKHLWPVIENKDFVIKSLSDADANIKLEALQLVMAMVSEDNVAEICRVLINYALKSDPEFCNEILGCILLTCSRNVYEIIVDFDWYVSLLGEMSRILHCQKGEEIENQLADIGMRVKDARPELVRVGRDLLIDPALLGNPFIHPILSAAAWVSGEYVRFSKNPLEIMEALLQPRTSLLPPSIKAVYIQSAFKVLTFYLHYAISTKEVISSASQGVADIMHGAVQENSQFVRAGFVAESDSDDGGLSHRMMLHRPVRDISVESFEDMAVARDWLSSTSFKGEPITEESIVNILNLVETTLGPLAGSHGVEILERSRNVLGLVELVREELPGYLVKREEDNDKGQRNTHEMIKLIAEAFSEELGPVSASSQERVPIPEGMMLNQSLNDLDAICGDFELHIPTSFSLGRSISSEKDDVTMSDRQGKEEFESTESTSLLAEHRKRHGLYYLQSQKKETINDEYPPANDLKTGENADDKADDLIKLTEQSLFPKKKTNQAKPRPVVVKLDDGDGPFIPAKKVDSKDDLISGAVSDVLFGDEATASSSRTKKSDKSSSKRRQKDKLDIDKSSGPKEDSKFMENSELENANLRRSKRHSRGKEKKHRSNAKDRDEHEEGDKQKVSHHHGKHKSRQRAEGALTLAAQSPVIPDFLL